A region of the Vibrio rumoiensis genome:
TTTTTATTGATTGGTTTAGCCATCAAAGATGTTTTAAAACAAGGTAATGTTCCCGTTTTTGGCCGTCGTATTGTATGGCTTGTTCTATTTTTAGGTTGTGCGGGCTTTGTCGCGAAAGGGTTAATCCAAATAAGCTGGGAAGGTACAGGCTTAGGCTAAAGCCGTGCAGCTATAACGTATACTTTTTTAATTAGATTGATACCGGTATTTCCGGTAGTAGACATATAGGTAATATTTCTATGGCAAGTGTAGGACTCTTCTTTGGTAGCGACACGGGTAATACTGAAGCGGTTGCGAAAATGATACAAAAAGAACTTGGCAAACAACTTGTACACGTACAAGACATTGCGAAGAGCAGCAAGGAAGATATTGATAATTTTGATCTATTACTGCTTGGCATTCCAACTTG
Encoded here:
- a CDS encoding DUF2788 domain-containing protein, which gives rise to MLYEHINTIESLGLDLFFASLFLLIGLAIKDVLKQGNVPVFGRRIVWLVLFLGCAGFVAKGLIQISWEGTGLG